The proteins below come from a single Camarhynchus parvulus chromosome 29, STF_HiC, whole genome shotgun sequence genomic window:
- the SP1 gene encoding transcription factor Sp1 isoform X1 encodes MSDQESTEEMSAVKPDKGEGDASSTSSAGGGEAQESQPSPLALLAATCSRIESPNENSNSSQGQQGGSGELDLNAAAAQLTQSANGWQIISAGSSTPTGSKEPGSNGSNGGDASKSRPVSTGPYVVTSASGLQNQQVLTGLPGVIPNIQYQVIPQFQTIDGQQLQFATTPAQVNVQQDASGQLQIIPGSNQQIITSRAGGSNLIAMPNLLQQAVPIQGVGLANNSLSGQTQYVANVPVALNGNITLLPVNSVAASLAPTSQTGTLSSSGSPDSSSQPATSGAASSSASTATSQASSGAFFTNANSYSTTTTTSNVGVMNFSTSATVGTNVQAQTPQRASSVPSSDSLQTPVSGVALQPGQQKEGDQSQQSQQQQQQILIQPQLVQGGQTIQALQTTPLSGQTFATQAISQDTLQNLQLQAVPNSGPIIIRTPTVGPNGQVSWQTIQLQNLQVQNPQAQTITLAPMQGVSLGQTGSTSTTLTPIASLPSGTVTVNAAQLSSVPGLQTINLSALGASGIQVHQLQGLPLAIANAPGEHGAQLGLHGGSGDGLGDESTAVEEGETSPDPQPQQGRKTRREACTCPYCKEGEGRSSGDPGKKKQHICHVPGCGKVYGKTSHLRAHLRWHTGERPFICTWVLCGKRFTRSDELQRHKRTHTGEKKFACPECPKRFMRSDHLSKHIKTHQNKKGGAASVAMNVSAVPMDTAASAEGNGGATPSALIATNMVAMEAICPEGIARLASSGINVMQVADLQSINISGNGF; translated from the exons ATGAGCG ACCAAGAGAGCACCGAGGAGATGTCGGCTGTGAAGCCCGACAAGGGCGAAGGCGACGCCAGCAGCACGAGCAGCGCCGGCGGTGGGGAGGCCCAG GAGTCACAGCCGTCCCcgctggccctgctggcagccaccTGCAGCCGCATCGAGTCTCCCAATGAGAACTCCAACagctcccagggccagcagggcgGGAGCGGCGAGCTGGACCTGAACGCGGCCGCCGCCCAGCTCACCCAGTCGGCCAACGGCTGGCAGATCATCTCGGCGGGCTCCAGCACCCCCACGGGCTCCAAGGAGCCGGGCAGCAACGGCAGCAACGGCGGCGACGCCTCCAAGAGCCGCCCGGTCAGCACCGGGCCCTACGTGGTCACCTCGGCGTCCGGCCTGCAGAACCAGCAGGTGCTGACGGGCCTGCCGGGCGTCATCCCCAACATCCAGTACCAGGTGATCCCCCAGTTCCAGACCATCGacgggcagcagctgcagtttgcCACCACCCCGGCGCAGGTGAACGTGCAGCAGGATGCCTCGGGGCAGCTGCAGATCATCCCCGGCTCCAACCAGCAGATCATCACCAGCCGCGCGGGCGGCAGCAACCTCATCGCCATGCCCAACCTGCTGCAGCAGGCCGTGCCCATCCAGGGCGTGGGGCTGGCCAACAACAGCCTCTCCGGGCAGACCCAGTACGTGGCCAACGTGCCCGTGGCCCTGAACGGCAACATCACCCTGCTGCCGGTCAACAGCGTGGCCGCCAGCCTGGCCCCCACGTCCCAGACGGGCACCCTGAGCAGCTCGGGCTCGCcggacagcagctcccagccggCCACCTcgggggctgccagcagctcgGCCAGCACGGCCACGTCCCAGGCCAGCTCGGGCGCCTTCTTCACCAACGCCAACAGCtactccaccaccaccaccaccagtaACGTGGGCGTCATGAATTTCTCCACCAGCGCCACGGTGGGCACCAACGTGCAGGCGCAGACCCCCCAGAGGGCCAGCAGCGTCCCCAGCTCGGACTCTCTGCAGACCCCGGTGTCGGGGGTGGCCCTGCAGCCGGGCCAGCAGAAGGAGGGCGATCAGAGTCAGCAgtcgcagcagcagcagcagcagatcctgaTCCAGCCGCAGCTGGTCCAAGGAGGGCAGACAATCCAAGCCCTCCAGACCACCCCGCTGTCTGGCCAGACCTTTGCCACTCAAGCCATCTCCCAAGACACCTTGCAGAACCTGCAGCTCCAAGCCGTGCCCAACTCCGGGCCCATCATCATCCGCACGCCCACGGTGGGTCCCAACGGGCAGGTGAGCTGGCAGACCATCCAGCTGCAGAACCTGCAGGTGCAGAACCCGCAGGCGCAGACAATCACGCTGGCCCCCATGCAGGGCGTGTCGCTGGGCCAGAcgggcagcaccagcaccacgCTGACCCCCATCGCCTCCCTGCCCAGCGGCACCGTCACTGTCAACGCCGCCCAGCTCTCCTCCGTGCCGGGCCTCCAGACTATTAACCTCAGTGCCTTGGGAGCGTCCGGGATCCAGGtgcaccagctgcaggggctgcccctggcCATCGCCAACGCCCCCG GTGAGCACGgggcccagctggggctgcacgGCGGCAGCGGGGACGGGCTGGGCGACGAGAGCACGGCCGTGGAGGAGGGGGAGACCAGCCCcgacccccagccccagcagggccgGAAAACGCGCAGGGAAGCCTGCACCTGCCCCTACTGCAAGGAAGGAGAGGGCAG gagctctggggatcCAGGCAAGAAGAAGCAGCACATCTGCCACGTGCCGGGCTGCGGGAAGGTGTACGGCAAGACGTCGCACCTGCGGGCGCACCTGCGGTGGCACACGGGGGAGAGGCCCTTCATCTGCACCTGGGTGCTGTGCGGGAAGCGCTTCACCCGCTCCGACGAGCTGCAGCGGCACAAGCGCACGCAcacag GAGAGAAGAAGTTCGCCTGCCCGGAGTGCCCCAAACGCTTCATGCGCAGCGACCACCTCTCCAAGCACATCAAGACCCACCAGAACAAGAAGGGAGGCGCCGCCAGCGTGGCCATGAACGTCTCGGCCGTCCCCATGGACACGGCGGCCTCGGCCGAGGGCAACGGCGGCGCCACGCCCTCGGCGCTGATCGCCACCAACATGGTGGCCATGGAGGCCATCTGCCCCGAGGGCATCGCCCGCCTGGCCAGCAGCGGCATCAACGTCATGCAGGTGGCCGACCTGCAGTCCATCAACATCAGCGGCAACGGCTTCTGA
- the SP1 gene encoding transcription factor Sp1 isoform X2 gives MSAVKPDKGEGDASSTSSAGGGEAQESQPSPLALLAATCSRIESPNENSNSSQGQQGGSGELDLNAAAAQLTQSANGWQIISAGSSTPTGSKEPGSNGSNGGDASKSRPVSTGPYVVTSASGLQNQQVLTGLPGVIPNIQYQVIPQFQTIDGQQLQFATTPAQVNVQQDASGQLQIIPGSNQQIITSRAGGSNLIAMPNLLQQAVPIQGVGLANNSLSGQTQYVANVPVALNGNITLLPVNSVAASLAPTSQTGTLSSSGSPDSSSQPATSGAASSSASTATSQASSGAFFTNANSYSTTTTTSNVGVMNFSTSATVGTNVQAQTPQRASSVPSSDSLQTPVSGVALQPGQQKEGDQSQQSQQQQQQILIQPQLVQGGQTIQALQTTPLSGQTFATQAISQDTLQNLQLQAVPNSGPIIIRTPTVGPNGQVSWQTIQLQNLQVQNPQAQTITLAPMQGVSLGQTGSTSTTLTPIASLPSGTVTVNAAQLSSVPGLQTINLSALGASGIQVHQLQGLPLAIANAPGEHGAQLGLHGGSGDGLGDESTAVEEGETSPDPQPQQGRKTRREACTCPYCKEGEGRSSGDPGKKKQHICHVPGCGKVYGKTSHLRAHLRWHTGERPFICTWVLCGKRFTRSDELQRHKRTHTGEKKFACPECPKRFMRSDHLSKHIKTHQNKKGGAASVAMNVSAVPMDTAASAEGNGGATPSALIATNMVAMEAICPEGIARLASSGINVMQVADLQSINISGNGF, from the exons ATGTCGGCTGTGAAGCCCGACAAGGGCGAAGGCGACGCCAGCAGCACGAGCAGCGCCGGCGGTGGGGAGGCCCAG GAGTCACAGCCGTCCCcgctggccctgctggcagccaccTGCAGCCGCATCGAGTCTCCCAATGAGAACTCCAACagctcccagggccagcagggcgGGAGCGGCGAGCTGGACCTGAACGCGGCCGCCGCCCAGCTCACCCAGTCGGCCAACGGCTGGCAGATCATCTCGGCGGGCTCCAGCACCCCCACGGGCTCCAAGGAGCCGGGCAGCAACGGCAGCAACGGCGGCGACGCCTCCAAGAGCCGCCCGGTCAGCACCGGGCCCTACGTGGTCACCTCGGCGTCCGGCCTGCAGAACCAGCAGGTGCTGACGGGCCTGCCGGGCGTCATCCCCAACATCCAGTACCAGGTGATCCCCCAGTTCCAGACCATCGacgggcagcagctgcagtttgcCACCACCCCGGCGCAGGTGAACGTGCAGCAGGATGCCTCGGGGCAGCTGCAGATCATCCCCGGCTCCAACCAGCAGATCATCACCAGCCGCGCGGGCGGCAGCAACCTCATCGCCATGCCCAACCTGCTGCAGCAGGCCGTGCCCATCCAGGGCGTGGGGCTGGCCAACAACAGCCTCTCCGGGCAGACCCAGTACGTGGCCAACGTGCCCGTGGCCCTGAACGGCAACATCACCCTGCTGCCGGTCAACAGCGTGGCCGCCAGCCTGGCCCCCACGTCCCAGACGGGCACCCTGAGCAGCTCGGGCTCGCcggacagcagctcccagccggCCACCTcgggggctgccagcagctcgGCCAGCACGGCCACGTCCCAGGCCAGCTCGGGCGCCTTCTTCACCAACGCCAACAGCtactccaccaccaccaccaccagtaACGTGGGCGTCATGAATTTCTCCACCAGCGCCACGGTGGGCACCAACGTGCAGGCGCAGACCCCCCAGAGGGCCAGCAGCGTCCCCAGCTCGGACTCTCTGCAGACCCCGGTGTCGGGGGTGGCCCTGCAGCCGGGCCAGCAGAAGGAGGGCGATCAGAGTCAGCAgtcgcagcagcagcagcagcagatcctgaTCCAGCCGCAGCTGGTCCAAGGAGGGCAGACAATCCAAGCCCTCCAGACCACCCCGCTGTCTGGCCAGACCTTTGCCACTCAAGCCATCTCCCAAGACACCTTGCAGAACCTGCAGCTCCAAGCCGTGCCCAACTCCGGGCCCATCATCATCCGCACGCCCACGGTGGGTCCCAACGGGCAGGTGAGCTGGCAGACCATCCAGCTGCAGAACCTGCAGGTGCAGAACCCGCAGGCGCAGACAATCACGCTGGCCCCCATGCAGGGCGTGTCGCTGGGCCAGAcgggcagcaccagcaccacgCTGACCCCCATCGCCTCCCTGCCCAGCGGCACCGTCACTGTCAACGCCGCCCAGCTCTCCTCCGTGCCGGGCCTCCAGACTATTAACCTCAGTGCCTTGGGAGCGTCCGGGATCCAGGtgcaccagctgcaggggctgcccctggcCATCGCCAACGCCCCCG GTGAGCACGgggcccagctggggctgcacgGCGGCAGCGGGGACGGGCTGGGCGACGAGAGCACGGCCGTGGAGGAGGGGGAGACCAGCCCcgacccccagccccagcagggccgGAAAACGCGCAGGGAAGCCTGCACCTGCCCCTACTGCAAGGAAGGAGAGGGCAG gagctctggggatcCAGGCAAGAAGAAGCAGCACATCTGCCACGTGCCGGGCTGCGGGAAGGTGTACGGCAAGACGTCGCACCTGCGGGCGCACCTGCGGTGGCACACGGGGGAGAGGCCCTTCATCTGCACCTGGGTGCTGTGCGGGAAGCGCTTCACCCGCTCCGACGAGCTGCAGCGGCACAAGCGCACGCAcacag GAGAGAAGAAGTTCGCCTGCCCGGAGTGCCCCAAACGCTTCATGCGCAGCGACCACCTCTCCAAGCACATCAAGACCCACCAGAACAAGAAGGGAGGCGCCGCCAGCGTGGCCATGAACGTCTCGGCCGTCCCCATGGACACGGCGGCCTCGGCCGAGGGCAACGGCGGCGCCACGCCCTCGGCGCTGATCGCCACCAACATGGTGGCCATGGAGGCCATCTGCCCCGAGGGCATCGCCCGCCTGGCCAGCAGCGGCATCAACGTCATGCAGGTGGCCGACCTGCAGTCCATCAACATCAGCGGCAACGGCTTCTGA
- the LOC115914449 gene encoding anti-Muellerian hormone type-2 receptor-like: MGRPGPQNLTCVSYKHPSVRGALGHAGAAAAGAVRCPPGQCCVGIWNRSHALVQGCWGGRGDACPSATCAPSPAGHPGSSVLLCLCHGHLCNGNATGTAAAAGGLGGPRQGPVPGRGGSAGTLWLLGASPLLLILLICLGVLGLRRTRARMGQPPRGGRGSGVPPPEPPSPDLPALHFLQVLQSGRFSAVWRGTLRQRPVAIKAFAAGAGRRFAAERAVHSLPLMEHENVARLLHTRAAAPRARGGLLVLQLYPAGSLRHFLGQHVGTWAGSVRLALSLARGLAFLHQELWRDGLYKPSVVHRDLSSQNVLVREDGTCAIGDFGLALALPPRAQDSAGSRHSVAIRKAGTQRYLAPEILDESLDLRAWGRALRQADVYALGLLLWEILSRCQALSPGAPVPPFRLAYEAELGPSPSGAQLRRLAADERRRPLILAAWHRTPQAGGALPELLEDCWDPDPEARLSAERALQRLQRLAAGPAPAPGDPGPGAAPRQVRAGKLRHGAARGTPGTLRGSAGKLRHGAARGTPGTLRGSAGKLRHGAARGGGAGREGQDQAPPPGRSPAQPRPRFLPGGAAAGAKVPESPTMWNPGAGQPPPPNPVYPPNPTYPPQVPPPNPVYPPPAAPPNPLGGPGQPPYPAGPPPYPPGPPLAPSGPPLGPPLPHPHPGVLPHPGVLPSLSPGLDKKAAKKMKKRMKKAHKRHKRSSSSSSSSSSSD; this comes from the exons ATGGGGCgcccag GTCCCCAGAACCTGACCTGCGTGTCCTACAAGCACCCGAGCGTGCGGGGCGCGCTGGGGCacgcgggggcggcggcggccggcgcCGTGCGCTGCCCCCCCGGGCAGTGCTGCGTGGGCATCTGGAACCGCAGCCACGCGCTGGTGCAGG gctgctgggggggTCGGGGGGACGCGTGTCCCTCGGCCACGtgcgcccccagccccgcgggcCACCCCGGCAGCTCcgtgctgctgtgcctgtgccacgGCCACCTGTGCAACGGCAACGCCACCGGGACCGCGGCGGCCgccggggggctgggggggccccGCCAGGGCCCAG TGCCCGGCCGGGGGGGGTCCGCGGGGaccctgtggctgctgggtgccagccccctcctcctcatcctcctcatctgTCTGGGCGTCCTCG GACTGCGCCGGACGAGGGCCCGCATGGGGCAGCCACCGCGGGGGGGGCGGGGAAGCGGGGTGccccccccggagccccccagCCCGGACCTGCCTGCGCTGCACTTCCTGCAG GTGCTGCAGTCGGGGCGCTTCTCGGCCGTGTGGCGGGGCACGCTGCGCCAGCGGCCCGTGGCCATCAAGGCGTTCGCGGCCGGGGCCGGCCGGAGGTTCGCGGCCGAACGCGCCGTGCACTCGCTGCCGCTGATGGAGCACGAGAACgtggccaggctgctgcacacCCGGGCGGCCGCGCCCCGAGCCCGCGGggggctcctggtgctgcagctctaCCCGGCC ggctccctgcgCCACTTCCTGGGGCAGCACGTGGGCACCTGGGCGGGCAGCGTGCGCCTGGCGCTGTCCCTGGCCCGCGGCCTGGCCTtcctgcaccaggagctgtggcGTGACG ggctgtacAAGCCCAGCGTGGTGCACCGGGACCTGAGCAGCCAGAACGTGCTGGTGCGGGAGGACGGCACCTGCGCCATCGGCGACTTCGGGCTGGCGCTGGCGCTGCCGCCGCGCGCCCAGGACAGCGCCGGCAGCCGGCACAGCGTGGCCATCCGCAAG GCGGGCACCCAGCGGTACCTGGCGCCCGAGATCCTGGACGAGAGCCTGGACCTGCGGGCCTGGGGCCGGGCGCTGCGCCAGGCCGACGTCTAcgcgctggggctgctgctctgggagatcCTGTCCCGCTGCCAGGCCCTGAGCCCCG GAGCTCCGGTGCCGCCGTTCCGGCTGGCCTACGAGGCCGAGCTGGGCCCCAGCCCCAGCGGGGCGCAGCTGCGCCGCTTGGCCGCGGACGAGAGGCGGCGGCCGCTCATCCTCGCCGCGTGGCACCGCACCCCGCAG GCCGGGGGGGCTCTGccggagctgctggaggattGCTGGGACCCGGACCCCGAGGCGCGGCTCTCGGCCGAGCGGGCGCTGCAGCGGCTCCAGCGCTTGGCCGCGGGGCCCGCACCGGCCCCGGGGGACCCCGGCCCGGGGGCTGCGCCCCGCCAGGTGCGtgcggggaaactgaggcacggggcGGCccgggggacaccgggaacCCTCCGGGGATCtgcggggaaactgaggcacggggcGGCccgggggacaccgggaacCCTCCGGGGATCtgcggggaaactgaggcacggggcGGCCCGGGGGGGGGGAGCAGGGCGGGAGGGGCAGGaccaggccccgcccccagggaggagcccagcccagccccgcccccgcTTCCTGCCGGGAGGGGCCGCGGCCGGAGCGAAG GTCCCGGAGTCTCCCACCATGTGGAACCCTGGCGCAG gaCAGCCGCCCCCCCCCAACCCCGTGTACCCCCCGAACCCCACGTACCCCCCGCAGGTCCCACCCCCCAACCCCGTGTACCCCCCGCCCGCGGCGCCCCCCAACCCGCtgggggggccggggcagcccccgTACCCCGCTGGCCCCCCCCCGTACCCCCCGGGGCCGCCTCTGGCCCCCTCGGGCCCCCCCTTGGGCCCCCCCCTGCCGCACCCCCACCCGGGGGTGCTTCCCCACCCGGGGGTGCTCCCCTCGCTCTCCCCCGGGCTGGACAAGAAGGCGGccaagaagatgaagaagaggatgaagaaGGCTCACAAGAGGCACAAG CGCTcttcgtcctcctcctcctcctcctccagctccgaCTGA